ATGAAGAAACTATCGATACCACTATCGAGTTGAAACTGAACCCGGATGGTACCGTGAGAAATAAAGAGCTGGTGCTCTTTGGTGACGAGGAATACGTTGTGAACATCGGCCCCCAACACCCAGCTACACATGGCGTAATGCGTTTCCGTGTATCACTGGAAGGTGAAACGATCGATAAGATAGATGCTAACTGTGGTTACATCCACCGGGGTATTGAAAAGATGTGCGAAAGCCTTACTTATCCTCAAACCTTGGCATTGACCGACCGCTTGGATTATCTGGGCGCACACCAGAATCGCCATGCCCTGTGTATGTGTATTGAACAGGCAATGGGTATAGAAGTGAGTGACCGTGTGAAGTACATCCGCACCATTATGGATGAATTACAACGTATCGACTCTCACTTGTTGTTCTATTCTTGTCTGGCAATGGACCTCGGTGCCCTTACCGCTTTCTTCTACGGCTTCCGTGATCGTGAAAAAATACTCGACATCTTTGAGGAAACTTGTGGTGGACGCCTCATCATGAACTACAACACCATCGGTGGCGTACAGGCTGACCTGCATCCTAACTTCCAGAAGCGGGTGAAAGAGTTTATCCCCTATCTGCGTGGAATCATCCACGAATATCACCAGGTATTCACCGGCAACATTATCGCACAACAACGTCTGAAAGGCGTAGGAGTGCTGAGCCGTGAAGATGCTATCGCCTTCGGAGCCACAGGCGGCACAGGACGTGCCAGCGGCTGGGCTTGTGATGTGCGCAAGCGCCAACCTTATGGAGTATACGATAAAGTAGATTTCAAAGAAATCGTCTATACCGAAGGAGACTCCTGGGCACGCTACATGGTTCGTATGGATGAAATCATGGAAAGTATGAATATCCTTGAGCAACTCATCGACAACATTCCCGAAGGTCCGTATCAGGAAAAGATGAAACCTATTATCCGCGTACCGGAAGGGCAGTATTATGCTGCTGTAGAGGGAAGCCGTGGTGAGTTTGGTGTCTTTCTGGAGAGCCATGGTGACAAAACTCCGTACCGCTTGCATTTCCGTTCAACAGGATTACCATTGGTAAGTACCGTAGACACCATCTGCCGCGGATCGAAGATTGCCGACCTGATAGCTATCGGGGGAACACTGGATTACGTAGTGCCGGATATTGACAGGTAATTAAAGCGATAGAGTGATAAAGTAATAGAGTGATTACGCAAAGTTGCATTCCCCTGTCACCTTATCACCTTACAACCTTATAACATTCATAATATGTTTGACTTTAGTATAGTAACCAACTGGATACACCAGACGCTGACTTCCGTCATGCCGGAAGGTCTGGCAATATTCCTCGAATGTGTAGTGATAGGCGTGTGCATCATCCTGATGTATGCCGTGCTCGCCATCATTCTTATTTATATGGAGCGCAAGATATGCGCTTTCTTCCAATGCCGCCTCGGTCCGAACCGTGTGGGTAAATGGGGTAGCATTCAAGTCATTTGTGACGTATTGAAGATGCTGACCAAAGAGATATTCACCCCCAAGGATGCCGACCGCTTTCTCTATAATCTGGCACCGTTCATGGTGATCATTGCTTCGTTCCTGACCTTTGCATGCCTGCCTATTAATAAAGGTATGGAAGTACTGAACTTCAATGTAGGTGTATTCTTCCTGCTGGCTGCTTCCAGTATAGGCGTATTAGGTATTCTATTGGCAGGATGGGGTTCGAACAATAAGTTCTCGCTCATCGGCGCGATGCGAAGCGGAGCACAGATTATCTCGTATGAGTTGTCTGTGGGACTAAGCATACTGACCATGGTAGTACTGATGGGAACCATGCAGTTCTCTGAAATTGTAGAAGGCCAAGCAGATGGATGGTTCATCTTCAAGGGACACATCCCTGCAGTAATTGCATTCGTTATCTATCTGATAGCTGGAAACGCAGAATGTAACCGCGGTCCGTTCGACTTACCGGAAGCAGAAAGTGAATTGACAGCAGGATACCACACCGAATATAGCGGTATGCACTTCGGTTTCTTCTACCTGGCCGAATATCTGAACCTGTTTATTGTAGCCAGCGTAGCTGCCACCATCTTCCTGGGCGGCTGGATGCCATTCCATATCGTAGGACTGGACGGCTTCAATGCTATAATGGATTATATTCCGGGCTTCATCTGGTTCTTTGGTAAAGCTTTCTTTGTAGTATTCCTGCTGATGTGGATTAAGTGGACATTTCCCCGCTTGCGTATCGACCAGATATTGGCACTGGAATGGAAGTACCTGGTACCGATTTCAATGCTGAACCTGATCATCATGGTACTGATTGTTGTATTTAAACTGCACTTCTAGCCGGCGTAGCGTCGGAGCAAAGTTTCCCTTTGGGTAAATTAAATATAAAGAGATAATGAAAGATAAGAACGAAACATACAGTTATTTAGGCGGATTGATGCATGGCATCGGTTCTTTGCTGACAGGTATGAAAACTACCATGACTGTTTTTTGCCGCCGGAAAGTAACGGAACAATATCCGGAAAACCGTGCGACCCTGGAAATGTTCGACCGTTTCCGCGGAACGCTGACCATGCCCCACAATGAGCGGAACGAACATCACTGTATAGCATGTGGACTATGTCAGATAGCATGCCCTAACGACACTATCAAAGTAACCAGTGAAATGATAGAGACTGAGGACGGCAAGAAAAAGAAGATTTTGGCGAAGTATGAATACGATCTCGGTTCATGCATGTTTTGCCAACTTTGCGTTACAGCTTGTCCGCACGGTGCAATTACGTTTGCTACCGACTTTGAACATGCAGTATTCGACCGTACAAAGCTGGTGAAGACGCTTAACCATCCGGGCAGTCACGTAGAAGAGAAAAAGAAACCCGCTGCTCCCCAAAGTGAAGCAACAAAGTAATTTGAAACTAAGTAATTTGAATTCAAGAATATGGAAATAACCCTTGAAACCGTAGTATTCTACTTTCTGGCAGTGTTCATCACCGTTTGTTCTATTCTTACAGTGACCACACGCCGCATGGTACGCTCGGCAACGTATCTGCTGTTTACGCTTTTCGGCACGGCAGGTATCTACTTCCTGCTAGGTTACACCTTCCTGGGATCAGTACAAATCATGGTTTATGCCGGT
The nucleotide sequence above comes from Bacteroides intestinalis DSM 17393. Encoded proteins:
- a CDS encoding NADH-quinone oxidoreductase subunit D — translated: MDNIRFIKPTDLHAEMLRLYREEQMDFLKCLSGMDWGEPADGDAPDAPRGLGVVYLLESTATGKQAAVRTATLDRKNPELPSVSDIWKAADFNEREVYDFYGIVFIGHPDMRRLYLRNDWVGYPMRKDNDPEKDNPLRMDNEETIDTTIELKLNPDGTVRNKELVLFGDEEYVVNIGPQHPATHGVMRFRVSLEGETIDKIDANCGYIHRGIEKMCESLTYPQTLALTDRLDYLGAHQNRHALCMCIEQAMGIEVSDRVKYIRTIMDELQRIDSHLLFYSCLAMDLGALTAFFYGFRDREKILDIFEETCGGRLIMNYNTIGGVQADLHPNFQKRVKEFIPYLRGIIHEYHQVFTGNIIAQQRLKGVGVLSREDAIAFGATGGTGRASGWACDVRKRQPYGVYDKVDFKEIVYTEGDSWARYMVRMDEIMESMNILEQLIDNIPEGPYQEKMKPIIRVPEGQYYAAVEGSRGEFGVFLESHGDKTPYRLHFRSTGLPLVSTVDTICRGSKIADLIAIGGTLDYVVPDIDR
- the nuoH gene encoding NADH-quinone oxidoreductase subunit NuoH — translated: MFDFSIVTNWIHQTLTSVMPEGLAIFLECVVIGVCIILMYAVLAIILIYMERKICAFFQCRLGPNRVGKWGSIQVICDVLKMLTKEIFTPKDADRFLYNLAPFMVIIASFLTFACLPINKGMEVLNFNVGVFFLLAASSIGVLGILLAGWGSNNKFSLIGAMRSGAQIISYELSVGLSILTMVVLMGTMQFSEIVEGQADGWFIFKGHIPAVIAFVIYLIAGNAECNRGPFDLPEAESELTAGYHTEYSGMHFGFFYLAEYLNLFIVASVAATIFLGGWMPFHIVGLDGFNAIMDYIPGFIWFFGKAFFVVFLLMWIKWTFPRLRIDQILALEWKYLVPISMLNLIIMVLIVVFKLHF
- a CDS encoding 4Fe-4S binding protein — its product is MKDKNETYSYLGGLMHGIGSLLTGMKTTMTVFCRRKVTEQYPENRATLEMFDRFRGTLTMPHNERNEHHCIACGLCQIACPNDTIKVTSEMIETEDGKKKKILAKYEYDLGSCMFCQLCVTACPHGAITFATDFEHAVFDRTKLVKTLNHPGSHVEEKKKPAAPQSEATK